Proteins encoded within one genomic window of Candidatus Brevundimonas colombiensis:
- a CDS encoding LemA family protein, protein MVLNARALAVTAVLMITPAAAGCGYNTIPTKQERAEAAWADVQSQYQRRADLVPNLVATVQGAAIQERTTLTDVINARARATSVNVSASDLNNPQAFQQYQEAQGQLSGALSRLLVTVEAYPQLQANQNFLTLQSQLEGTENRIQIARRDYNEAVRDYNTTLRTFPQVIWAKTLHGGSKPMQLFTATAAAQSAPQVNFNLNAPPSNASAPGGGAAAVAPGSTPPAQ, encoded by the coding sequence ATGGTCCTCAACGCTCGCGCGCTCGCCGTCACCGCCGTCCTTATGATCACGCCGGCGGCCGCCGGCTGCGGCTACAACACCATCCCGACCAAGCAGGAGCGCGCCGAGGCCGCCTGGGCCGATGTTCAGAGCCAGTATCAGCGCCGCGCCGATCTGGTTCCCAATCTGGTCGCCACCGTCCAGGGGGCGGCGATCCAGGAGCGCACCACCCTGACGGACGTGATCAACGCCCGCGCCCGCGCCACCTCGGTCAACGTCTCGGCCAGCGATCTGAACAACCCCCAGGCCTTCCAGCAGTATCAGGAGGCGCAGGGCCAGCTGTCCGGCGCCCTGTCGCGCCTGCTGGTCACGGTTGAGGCCTATCCCCAGCTTCAGGCCAACCAGAACTTCCTGACGCTGCAGTCGCAGCTGGAAGGCACCGAGAACCGCATCCAGATCGCGCGCCGCGACTACAACGAGGCCGTGCGCGATTACAACACCACCCTGCGCACCTTCCCGCAGGTGATCTGGGCCAAGACGCTGCATGGCGGCTCCAAGCCCATGCAGCTGTTCACAGCGACCGCCGCCGCCCAGTCGGCGCCGCAGGTGAACTTCAACCTGAACGCCCCGCCGTCCAACGCCTCCGCCCCCGGCGGCGGCGCCGCCGCCGTCGCGCCTGGTTCCACCCCGCCGGCCCAGTGA
- the folD gene encoding bifunctional methylenetetrahydrofolate dehydrogenase/methenyltetrahydrofolate cyclohydrolase FolD produces the protein MSVEPQSATLIDGKAFSATLVQRVAAAVERLEADHGVKPGLAVVIVGEDPASQIYVRNKGETTLRAGMRSDTHRLAETTSQAELLALIGQLNADAGIHGILVQLPLPAHIDATVVLDAIDPDKDVDGFHVVNAGRLAVGLPGLVPCTPLGCLMLLKDQLGDLSGLNAVVVGRSNIVGKPMAQLLLGESCTVTIAHSRTRDLPAVCREADILVAAVGRPEMIRNDWIKPGATVIDVGINRVPSADPVKAAEGKTRVVGDVARTAVEVAGRLTPVPGGVGPMTIACLLANTYSAACRINNIEPEPLHA, from the coding sequence ATGTCGGTCGAACCCCAGTCCGCGACCCTGATCGACGGCAAGGCCTTTTCCGCAACGCTGGTGCAGCGCGTCGCCGCCGCCGTCGAACGCCTTGAGGCGGATCACGGCGTCAAACCGGGTCTGGCGGTCGTCATCGTCGGCGAGGACCCCGCCAGCCAGATCTATGTCCGCAACAAGGGCGAGACGACCCTGCGCGCCGGTATGCGATCCGACACCCATCGTCTGGCCGAGACGACCAGCCAGGCCGAGCTTCTGGCCCTGATCGGCCAGTTGAACGCCGATGCGGGCATCCACGGCATTCTGGTGCAACTGCCCCTGCCCGCCCACATCGACGCGACCGTGGTGCTGGACGCCATCGACCCGGACAAGGACGTGGACGGGTTTCACGTCGTCAACGCCGGGCGTCTGGCCGTAGGCCTGCCGGGCCTGGTGCCGTGCACGCCGCTGGGCTGTCTGATGCTGCTGAAGGATCAGTTGGGCGATCTGTCGGGCCTGAACGCCGTGGTGGTGGGCCGGTCCAACATCGTGGGCAAGCCGATGGCCCAACTGCTGCTGGGCGAAAGCTGCACCGTCACCATCGCCCATTCGCGAACCCGCGACCTGCCCGCCGTCTGCCGGGAAGCCGACATCCTGGTGGCGGCGGTTGGACGGCCCGAGATGATCCGGAACGACTGGATCAAGCCCGGCGCCACGGTCATCGATGTCGGCATCAACCGCGTGCCGTCCGCCGATCCGGTCAAGGCGGCCGAGGGCAAGACCCGTGTGGTCGGCGACGTGGCCAGGACGGCTGTGGAGGTCGCCGGCCGTCTCACCCCGGTTCCGGGCGGCGTCGGCCCCATGACCATCGCCTGTCTGCTGGCCAACACCTATTCGGCCGCCTGTCGCATCAACAATATCGAACCGGAGCCACTGCACGCTTGA